The Pseudodesulfovibrio sediminis genome includes the window CACCCAAGGCCAGGTAGCCATGCTGGTGGCCAAGGACAGGGAGTATGAACACTCGGTGAAGTCGGATACCGGGTTCTTTGCGTGGTCCTCCACGGACGCAGGCACCGTGGACGAGACTATTCAGCACACCAATATCACCGCCGGGGGCGGCCTGTTCATCACCACTGCCGACGGCGTGGTGGTCGAGTACAAGGAAACCGGCAACGTTCAAGAGGACATCGCCCAGCTGGCCCAGGCCCCTGGCTTGGAGTGGATGGCCGAGATCGCCAATCGCGACGACGTCAACTGGCAGGCCGTGCAGGAAGTCCATGATCAATGGAAGGAGACCAACGGCGGCGTAGGCGGTCCCGGCATGCAGCTCCTGTCCCTTGCCATGGCCGTGGCCTTGTCCTTTACCGGGGTGGGTGCGGCTGCGGGTGCAGCCATTGCCGACACTGTGGGGATGGCAGGCAATGCAGCCATGACCGCCGCATTCTCCGCTGGTTTCAACTCTCTGGTCATCCAGGCAAGTATGCAGGTCGTGGGTAACGGCGGCGACATCGGGGCCGCGCTCGAGGCTTTGGCCTCCATCGACACGGTCCGCGCACTGGCAACAGCCATGCTGACCGCCGGACTGAGCAAGGGAATCATTGATTATGTAAACGGTGATGAAGTGACCGCGGCCACCGGAGCAGCCACTGAAGCAGCCTCCGAAGCGGCCAAAACTGCCGAAGAAGCCTCCTTCATCGCCGACCTCGCCCAGAGCCTTCAGGATAGCGCCATCCAAGCCGGAGTCAGTGCCGGAGTAGACACCGCCATCAACGGCGGCTGACCTGCCCCCCGAAAACTGGCCCACCTCGAATGTTAGTAGTATGGGCCATGAAGGAGGCAAGACATGGCCATCAAACGACACACCCCCGAACAGATTATCTTCAAGCTCAGAGAAGCTGACGTTGCCTTGGCTCAAGGTGCGCGAGTTGCGGATGTCTGCCGTCAATTGGGCATAACCGAGCAGACGTATTATCGCTGGCGCAAAGAGTACGGCGGTTTGAGGACGAGTCAGGCCAGGCAGCTTAAGTTGTTGGAGCGAGAGAACACCAGGCTCAAGAAGTTGGTTGCTGATTTGAGTTTGGATAAGCAGATCCTTTCAGAGGCGCTCAAGGGAAACTTCTAAGCCCTGAACGTCGTCGCAAATGTGTGAAGCATGTTCAGGCTGTCCTTCATGTGTCCGAGCGTCGGGCATGCAAGGTCGTCGGACAACCTCGAACCAGTCAGCGGTACCAGAAGCGTGTGGCTGACGACGAAGAGGCATTGACCAACGCCATCATTTCGTTTGCCAGCGAGTATGGACGATATGGATACAGGCGAATTACGGCATTGCTCCGAAATGAAGGCTGGCATGTGAATCACAAACGAGTCGAACGCATATGGCGGCGTGAAGGGCTGAAAGTCCCACAGAAGCAACCAAAGAAAGGACGATTGTGGCTGAATGATGGTTCATGCATTCGCCTTCGTCCTTGCTGGCCAAATCATGTCTGGGCTTATGACTTCGTCATGGGTCGAACGCATGATGGTAAGGCGTTTCGTATGCTGACCATCATCGACGAGTTCACCCGCGAATGCCTTGGGATACCTGTTGCGAGGAGCATGAAGAATGAGGATGTGATGCATGTCCTTGCGGACCTGTTTGTCAGCAGAGGGCAACCAGACTTCATCAGATCAGACAACGGTTCTGAATTCACAGCAAAGGCGATTAGGAAGTGGCTCAAATATGTCGGAGTCAGTACGGCTTACATCGAACCTGGTAGCCCATGGGAGAATGGGTACAGCGAAAGCTTCAACGGGAAGCTACGAGATGAATTGTTGAACGGAGAGATTTTCTATTCGTTGAAAGAAGCGCAGGTAGTGATCGAGAATTGGCGGCAGGAATACAATACCATCAGGCCTCACAGCTCATTAGGATACAAGCCGCCTGCGCCGGCCGCGCGGCTCCCCCTAGGGGGAGCTATCCTGGGGACTGGACAACCTCAGCAGGAAGAGTGCAGACTAACATAAGCCCGGAACATAAACTGGGGGCAGGTCAATCTGCCAGAAGATGTGAAGCAAAGGCTTGAAGAGAAAGTTGTTGGTCTGGGCGATTCTGCTGAAGAAAATATGAAGGAGATGATTCGGCAAGGCGTTGATCCTGAAGTCGCTCAAGAGTTACTGAATGACGAACAATATCAAGAATATCTTGTAAGAACTGCCAAATTGGAAGCTGAGTATCATGACAACCCAAAACAATTTTTGGAAAAGTTGGGGATCCCAATCAAGGATGGCGAAACGGCAGAAGATATAGAACAAAAAGCAGATCTATATCTTCGATGGTTGTCCTCCCTGTCAGACAATGAAATTGAATCTGAGGATCCTACGAATACAGTTGAGCACGATAACGACTTACTTGAAGGGCTTACCTATAAACTCCAGCCAAATGGTGCAGGAAAGATTGAATTAAAGATTGGTGCCTCGGAAACTGATTTTACTTCTCACGAGAGTATTGGCATTTTATTATCTCAGATCGATAGTAATAACGATCTTGAATATAATGACTCCAGCCTAAAAGCCGGAATCATGCAATGTTTGCTGAACGGGCGGAGGTTTATAGACAGTATTCCAGCCGATGACATGAACAAAGCTCAAGCAGCCCTATTGGGTATGCAACTTGCCTCAGGTGGACCTGTAAAAGTAATGATTGGCTATTCGGTTGCCATGGCTTTCGAAGCGGTGGCCGGAGATTCCATTGAGCAGGG containing:
- a CDS encoding DUF637 domain-containing protein: MAVKSTGTLDITAAQVENSRKIQEESSGFMGTGSMELGEKDTITNVRSQIEGNGKVTLEAKDDVTLQAATLTSGAETEITSTQGQVAMLVAKDREYEHSVKSDTGFFAWSSTDAGTVDETIQHTNITAGGGLFITTADGVVVEYKETGNVQEDIAQLAQAPGLEWMAEIANRDDVNWQAVQEVHDQWKETNGGVGGPGMQLLSLAMAVALSFTGVGAAAGAAIADTVGMAGNAAMTAAFSAGFNSLVIQASMQVVGNGGDIGAALEALASIDTVRALATAMLTAGLSKGIIDYVNGDEVTAATGAATEAASEAAKTAEEASFIADLAQSLQDSAIQAGVSAGVDTAINGG
- a CDS encoding IS3 family transposase (programmed frameshift) — protein: MAIKRHTPEQIIFKLREADVALAQGARVADVCRQLGITEQTYYRWRKEYGGLRTSQARQLKLLERENTRLKKLVADLSLDKQILSEALKGKLLSPERRRKCVKHVQAVLHVSERRACKVVGQPRTSQRYQKRVADDEEALTNAIISFASEYGRYGYRRITALLRNEGWHVNHKRVERIWRREGLKVPQKQPKKGRLWLNDGSCIRLRPCWPNHVWAYDFVMGRTHDGKAFRMLTIIDEFTRECLGIPVARSMKNEDVMHVLADLFVSRGQPDFIRSDNGSEFTAKAIRKWLKYVGVSTAYIEPGSPWENGYSESFNGKLRDELLNGEIFYSLKEAQVVIENWRQEYNTIRPHSSLGYKPPAPAARLPLGGAILGTGQPQQEECRLT